In the genome of Desulfobulbaceae bacterium, one region contains:
- a CDS encoding BON domain-containing protein encodes MSKADFIRHLFTGLFLIAFVTGCYGTHSRTSTGEYTDDASISNEVRTGLLDDPAMRGFQIKVESFKGFVQLSGFVDSAQTSGRATEIANSVRGVKYVKNDIVIKKNIKE; translated from the coding sequence ATGAGTAAAGCGGATTTTATCAGGCATTTGTTCACAGGACTTTTTCTAATTGCGTTTGTTACAGGCTGTTATGGAACACATAGCCGGACAAGCACAGGGGAATATACAGATGATGCTTCGATTTCCAACGAGGTCAGGACAGGATTGCTTGATGATCCTGCAATGAGGGGGTTTCAGATCAAAGTCGAATCTTTCAAGGGGTTCGTACAGTTGAGCGGCTTCGTGGATTCAGCTCAGACCTCTGGCAGAGCTACTGAAATAGCAAACTCGGTGAGAGGAGTGAAATATGTCAAAAACGATATTGTGATTAAAAAAAACATTAAAGAGTAA